One Tamlana carrageenivorans genomic region harbors:
- a CDS encoding N-acetylmuramoyl-L-alanine amidase, whose translation MRAINHIVIHATATKASQDVSATDINRWHKHNGWSGIGYHYVVKLNGSIENGRPEGIRGAHVKGHNHDSIGVVYVGGLDENAKPDDTRTTAQKIALIKLLTRLKKKYPKAIISGHRDFSKDLNGNGVIEPSEFMKACPCFDAKTEYHDL comes from the coding sequence ATGAGAGCTATAAACCACATAGTTATACACGCTACCGCGACTAAGGCGTCTCAAGACGTATCGGCTACCGATATTAATCGCTGGCATAAACATAATGGTTGGTCTGGTATAGGGTATCACTATGTGGTTAAGCTAAATGGCAGCATTGAAAATGGCCGTCCAGAAGGAATAAGAGGCGCTCATGTAAAAGGGCATAACCATGATAGTATTGGCGTGGTTTACGTTGGTGGTTTAGATGAAAATGCTAAACCTGATGATACTAGAACCACCGCCCAAAAAATAGCTTTAATTAAACTATTAACCAGGTTAAAGAAAAAATATCCAAAAGCAATCATTTCAGGCCACAGAGATTTTTCAAAAGATTTAAATGGCAATGGTGTTATCGAGCCTTCAGAATTTATGAAAGCCTGTCCTTGTTTTGATGCGAAAACCGAATACCATGACTTGTAG
- a CDS encoding DUF2586 family protein has product MGLPKITFNIASEGLNRLADAVEKIPGLVITGNTVATKVTIGESYQIFSLKDAETLGIEATGVNDFAHKHIAAFYNEAATGTPLWIMLVSDATTMEEMADVNEDLAKKLINDAKGAIRVLGIIRKSTGSETVTEGLDDDVKLAAVKGQALAEYFEAKYMPFRFILSGNKFDGVPANLFDYQTVSHNKGHILIANTDASAEASVGLELGRYASIPTQRSGARVKDGPIEPLAAYFTNGEAVESLADAWDTIHDKGYTFMRTFAGRSGYYLTDDRTLTDVSDDFSALARGFVMDEALLIAYDALVDELSDEVPITAAGAIHPAIIKAWQNKVSAQLEGLMVAEGKLSNVAVFIDENQNVLENDKLVVGIQLQPVGYAKFIEVNIGFTTQINN; this is encoded by the coding sequence ATGGGCTTACCAAAAATTACATTCAATATAGCTTCCGAAGGTCTAAATAGGCTAGCGGATGCCGTTGAAAAAATACCAGGTTTAGTTATAACTGGTAATACTGTAGCTACCAAAGTAACTATTGGCGAATCATATCAAATTTTTAGTTTAAAGGATGCTGAAACTTTAGGCATTGAAGCTACTGGAGTAAATGATTTTGCACACAAGCATATTGCAGCCTTTTACAATGAAGCTGCAACGGGTACGCCGCTATGGATCATGTTAGTCTCTGATGCAACAACCATGGAAGAAATGGCCGATGTTAATGAAGATTTAGCTAAAAAACTAATTAATGATGCCAAAGGAGCTATTCGAGTACTAGGCATTATTAGAAAATCTACAGGATCAGAAACCGTTACAGAAGGTTTGGATGATGATGTAAAACTAGCAGCGGTAAAAGGTCAGGCTTTAGCCGAATACTTTGAAGCTAAATACATGCCATTTCGTTTTATTCTATCAGGAAATAAATTTGATGGTGTACCAGCTAATTTGTTCGACTACCAAACCGTATCCCACAATAAAGGGCATATACTTATTGCTAATACCGATGCTAGTGCTGAAGCTTCTGTAGGATTAGAATTAGGTCGATACGCCTCAATACCTACCCAACGCAGTGGCGCACGTGTAAAGGATGGTCCAATAGAACCTTTAGCAGCCTATTTTACTAATGGCGAAGCGGTTGAATCTTTAGCTGATGCGTGGGACACCATTCATGACAAAGGTTACACCTTTATGAGAACCTTTGCAGGCCGTTCGGGATATTACCTTACGGATGACAGAACCCTTACTGATGTATCTGATGATTTTAGTGCTTTAGCTCGTGGTTTTGTAATGGATGAAGCGCTATTAATTGCCTATGATGCTTTAGTTGATGAACTCTCTGACGAAGTGCCAATAACAGCTGCAGGTGCTATACATCCAGCAATTATTAAAGCTTGGCAAAATAAAGTGTCGGCACAATTAGAAGGACTTATGGTAGCTGAAGGGAAATTATCAAATGTAGCTGTGTTTATCGATGAAAATCAAAACGTGCTAGAAAATGATAAACTGGTAGTTGGTATTCAATTACAGCCAGTAGGTTATGCAAAATTTATTGAAGTTAATATAGGCTTCACAACTCAAATTAATAATTAA
- a CDS encoding tape measure protein, whose product MNAYAFIIKMKDYASSGLKKIAQSVGQTTSAVNKANSANATYSGGLRKIIGLAGGLALAYGTLNAASALFFKGVELEQTKVKFEVLLGSVEKGTAMLKELNEYANFTPFSNNNIIKASETMLGFGIVQEKIMGNLEMLGDVAMGNEQKLGSLSLVYSQVMATGRLMGQDLLQMINQGFNPLQIISQNTGISMGVLKDQMEKGAISAAMVEEAFRLATSEGGRYHGMTEKMAESAGGKWSTFMGKLSHTVAIIGEKFALWISPLIDVGIAVVEHILPFGKAVFQIMQWVIQCTPLLITLAAVALAVGVNFLIANASLIASSIALGAYNVVAWLAVTAAGALSAAQAALNFVMAMNPISLVILGIGALIAIIWALWNKVDWLRGGIMGIWEVMKGFGKAIKDYVITRMHELISGLSGMGKALMQFFKGDFKAAWETGKKAAGDLMGVNSKKKLLEDGLNAAKSFSTGYNNGLKLGSPKDEASVLGENAKAQAFKKQEPSSIFSSLLDAEKEKNKNKKKSNYKGDSIVSGGSKMTHINITIGKLQDKTEIHVAQVEKGLDKLGEKVQEILLRSVNSVNQMQTG is encoded by the coding sequence ATGAACGCCTACGCCTTTATCATAAAAATGAAAGATTACGCCAGTTCTGGCTTAAAAAAGATTGCTCAATCTGTTGGGCAAACTACCAGTGCGGTAAATAAGGCGAATTCGGCTAATGCTACTTATTCAGGCGGTTTACGAAAAATAATAGGGTTAGCAGGCGGTTTAGCTCTAGCTTATGGAACTTTAAATGCCGCATCGGCCTTATTCTTTAAAGGAGTCGAACTCGAACAAACAAAAGTCAAATTTGAGGTTCTGTTAGGTAGTGTTGAAAAAGGCACTGCTATGTTAAAGGAGCTTAATGAATACGCCAATTTCACCCCTTTTTCAAATAATAACATTATAAAAGCTTCAGAAACCATGTTAGGTTTCGGAATTGTCCAGGAAAAAATTATGGGCAATCTTGAAATGCTTGGTGATGTAGCAATGGGTAACGAACAAAAGCTAGGGAGTTTATCTTTGGTGTATTCTCAAGTTATGGCTACTGGTAGACTTATGGGGCAAGATTTGCTTCAAATGATTAACCAGGGTTTTAATCCGTTACAAATTATATCACAAAATACTGGTATTTCCATGGGGGTTCTAAAGGATCAGATGGAAAAAGGAGCAATTAGCGCTGCAATGGTTGAGGAAGCTTTTAGGCTGGCAACTTCTGAGGGTGGGCGTTATCATGGTATGACCGAAAAGATGGCAGAATCGGCAGGCGGAAAATGGAGTACATTCATGGGTAAACTTTCTCATACAGTTGCTATAATTGGTGAAAAATTTGCATTATGGATTTCGCCTTTAATTGATGTCGGTATTGCTGTTGTAGAGCATATTTTACCTTTTGGAAAAGCTGTGTTTCAAATCATGCAATGGGTTATTCAATGCACTCCTTTACTTATTACATTAGCTGCAGTAGCCTTAGCAGTTGGGGTAAATTTTTTAATTGCTAATGCTAGCTTGATTGCCTCATCAATAGCTTTAGGAGCTTACAATGTAGTGGCTTGGCTTGCAGTTACAGCTGCAGGCGCATTAAGTGCAGCACAAGCAGCGTTAAACTTCGTTATGGCAATGAACCCTATTTCATTAGTCATTTTAGGCATAGGTGCGTTAATTGCCATTATTTGGGCGCTATGGAATAAAGTGGACTGGTTACGTGGTGGTATTATGGGGATTTGGGAAGTCATGAAAGGTTTCGGAAAAGCTATAAAGGACTATGTCATTACACGAATGCATGAACTTATTTCAGGGCTTTCTGGAATGGGAAAAGCTTTAATGCAATTTTTTAAAGGTGATTTTAAAGCTGCCTGGGAAACTGGAAAGAAAGCTGCAGGCGATTTAATGGGGGTTAATTCCAAGAAAAAACTTCTTGAAGATGGTTTGAATGCCGCTAAATCATTTAGCACTGGTTATAATAACGGCTTGAAGTTAGGTTCTCCAAAAGATGAAGCTTCAGTTCTAGGAGAAAATGCCAAAGCACAAGCTTTTAAAAAGCAGGAACCTTCATCCATATTTAGCAGCTTATTGGATGCTGAGAAAGAGAAAAATAAAAACAAAAAGAAATCTAATTACAAAGGCGATAGCATTGTGTCCGGTGGTTCAAAAATGACGCATATCAACATAACTATTGGTAAGCTCCAGGACAAAACCGAAATACATGTTGCCCAAGTTGAAAAGGGCTTAGATAAGTTAGGCGAAAAGGTTCAAGAGATATTATTGAGAAGTGTAAATAGTGTTAACCAAATGCAAACAGGGTAA
- a CDS encoding DUF6046 domain-containing protein, giving the protein MAEFDIKELVAKAHFDYVGPAFPQWWGKNKTAFVIPNLENVSAAYLNGHTPYFMPVKLLYNGQTFTLPNEPLVGLSLAKTIVETATVGKHRKGTVKEYITTEDYQISFRGVCFDEDNMEAYPAIEVKNLNRLFEINEAIEVIDNPFFELFGIRSIVLKDIQFDEMAGQLGMQRYVITAVSDQDFYADLSEQKIINVLS; this is encoded by the coding sequence ATGGCAGAATTTGACATAAAAGAACTGGTTGCTAAAGCGCACTTTGATTATGTGGGGCCTGCATTTCCTCAGTGGTGGGGGAAAAACAAAACCGCATTTGTAATACCAAATTTAGAAAACGTTTCTGCAGCTTATTTAAATGGCCATACACCATACTTTATGCCTGTTAAGTTGTTGTATAATGGGCAAACGTTTACACTGCCAAATGAACCTCTTGTGGGGTTGTCATTAGCTAAAACAATAGTAGAAACAGCCACAGTAGGTAAACACCGTAAAGGCACGGTTAAAGAATACATTACAACCGAAGATTATCAAATAAGTTTTCGAGGGGTGTGTTTTGATGAAGATAATATGGAGGCTTATCCCGCAATCGAAGTGAAAAACCTAAATAGACTTTTTGAAATTAATGAAGCTATTGAGGTTATTGATAATCCTTTTTTCGAGCTGTTTGGAATTAGAAGTATTGTTTTAAAAGACATTCAATTTGATGAAATGGCAGGGCAATTAGGCATGCAACGCTATGTGATTACAGCGGTAAGTGATCAGGATTTTTATGCCGATTTAAGTGAACAAAAAATAATCAATGTATTAAGCTAG
- a CDS encoding late control protein: MFVLDAHIKIGNYVFTSIHDVEITKSVDELGDTCVIQLPTRFKVKQNNQEQYTEEAIKIGDAVEVVLGYSGKYSGIEFKGFVRKIKPTIPLQIECEDSIWLLRRKNITKAWNAGTSVKGVLQEVVKNTEVVLSDNLPDIPLDKYIIRNANGAQVLQALKKDMSLTVFINDNNKLYVGLQQLDNPGNAVVYDLNYNLVENNLEYTTKDERRIKVRYTYIGKNNERKEVEVGDADGELRTFHTSVISDETKLKEIATAEIDRLKYDGFDGNVKSFLMPFATRGMTAIIIDKEHPNRAGNYFIKKVVTTFGLHGARRTITLGTRL, from the coding sequence GTGTTTGTACTTGACGCACATATAAAAATAGGGAATTACGTTTTTACATCCATTCATGATGTAGAAATTACTAAGTCGGTTGATGAACTTGGCGATACTTGTGTTATTCAATTACCTACACGCTTTAAAGTTAAACAAAATAACCAGGAACAATATACCGAGGAGGCTATAAAAATAGGCGATGCCGTTGAAGTGGTTTTAGGTTATTCTGGTAAATATAGCGGTATTGAATTTAAAGGCTTTGTTAGAAAAATAAAACCAACTATTCCTCTGCAAATTGAATGTGAAGATAGTATTTGGTTACTACGACGTAAAAATATTACTAAAGCTTGGAACGCTGGCACATCTGTAAAAGGGGTGTTGCAGGAAGTGGTTAAAAACACAGAAGTTGTATTGAGTGATAACTTGCCAGATATTCCGCTGGACAAGTATATCATAAGAAATGCTAATGGCGCACAAGTTTTACAAGCTTTAAAGAAAGACATGTCGTTAACGGTTTTTATTAATGACAATAACAAACTTTATGTTGGTCTCCAGCAATTAGATAATCCTGGTAACGCGGTTGTTTATGATTTGAATTACAACTTAGTTGAGAACAATTTGGAATATACAACCAAAGACGAACGTCGTATAAAAGTACGCTACACTTATATAGGCAAAAATAACGAGCGTAAAGAAGTTGAAGTTGGCGATGCTGATGGTGAGCTAAGAACTTTTCATACATCTGTCATTTCAGATGAAACAAAATTAAAAGAAATAGCTACTGCAGAAATAGACAGGTTAAAATATGATGGATTTGATGGTAATGTAAAAAGTTTTTTAATGCCATTTGCCACAAGAGGCATGACGGCAATAATAATTGATAAAGAGCACCCTAATCGAGCAGGAAACTACTTTATAAAAAAAGTGGTAACAACTTTTGGTTTACATGGTGCTCGTAGAACCATAACACTAGGCACTAGATTATGA
- a CDS encoding nucleotidyltransferase gives MPRSINEIHDKILADIANNAFLTDLNSTSAVAIFRLIAYIVAVSIHMLELMFYQHKSEVSELLYNQKSGRLPWYRYMALKFQYGFDLLPDSDEFDNTGATTTEIESSKIIKYAAVNEGDQQGVIVVKIAGESNGVLAPITAQEQTSVEAYFEEIKYAGSRINIINFLPDQLYLTIQIFRDPLVLDSNGNSILNGGRPVETAINEFMKELPFDGELILQSLVDKLQVIEGVKIVNLLEVKSSWIENGSYGTPSLITVKRIPESGYFEIVNFSNITYVV, from the coding sequence ATGCCTAGATCGATAAACGAAATACATGATAAAATTTTAGCAGATATTGCTAACAATGCTTTTTTAACAGATTTAAATAGTACTAGTGCTGTAGCTATTTTTCGGTTAATTGCTTATATCGTGGCAGTGTCTATTCACATGTTAGAGCTTATGTTTTACCAGCATAAAAGCGAAGTGTCCGAGCTGTTGTACAATCAAAAATCAGGTAGACTGCCTTGGTACAGGTATATGGCTCTAAAGTTTCAGTATGGCTTTGATTTGTTGCCTGATAGTGATGAGTTTGATAATACTGGAGCTACCACTACAGAAATTGAAAGCTCAAAAATAATAAAATATGCAGCTGTAAACGAAGGCGATCAGCAAGGTGTAATTGTAGTTAAAATAGCAGGTGAAAGTAATGGCGTACTAGCACCTATAACTGCTCAAGAACAAACCAGTGTTGAAGCTTACTTTGAAGAAATTAAGTATGCAGGCTCTAGAATAAACATTATAAACTTTTTACCAGATCAATTATATCTAACTATTCAAATATTTAGAGACCCATTAGTGTTAGATTCTAATGGAAATAGCATATTAAATGGTGGTCGACCTGTTGAAACGGCGATTAATGAGTTCATGAAAGAGTTGCCGTTTGATGGTGAATTAATCTTGCAAAGCTTAGTCGATAAACTTCAAGTTATTGAAGGTGTTAAAATAGTGAATCTGCTAGAAGTAAAATCCAGCTGGATAGAAAATGGTAGCTATGGCACACCTAGTCTTATCACAGTAAAACGCATACCAGAGAGTGGCTATTTTGAAATTGTAAACTTTAGCAATATAACGTATGTGGTATAA
- a CDS encoding thymidylate synthase, giving the protein MNKYHQQLERIIFKGKIQKNKKGNIKYLLNEKLQLKPLDLLEILEGHAVARNKLKNELNLFMQGERNTEAYREIGVSWWDYCGPILVNSYPTYFEQLPGLIKKINSEKRPSKNYVLFLGANNAETNQQPCLSIIQFQIDNGKLVLSAYQRSSDASLGLPADIYHLYLISRQINLPLKSITLFLGNVHVYQNNIKPTKQLLKGKAVKFNLNV; this is encoded by the coding sequence ATGAACAAGTATCATCAACAATTAGAACGAATAATTTTTAAAGGGAAAATTCAAAAGAACAAAAAAGGAAACATTAAGTATCTCCTAAACGAAAAACTACAATTAAAACCTCTTGATTTATTAGAAATTTTAGAGGGGCATGCTGTTGCAAGAAATAAACTTAAAAACGAACTTAATTTGTTTATGCAAGGCGAACGCAATACTGAAGCTTATCGTGAAATAGGTGTGAGTTGGTGGGATTATTGTGGTCCTATATTGGTAAATAGTTATCCTACCTATTTTGAACAGTTACCAGGATTAATTAAAAAAATTAATTCGGAAAAGCGACCATCAAAAAACTATGTGTTGTTTTTGGGGGCAAATAACGCTGAAACTAATCAACAGCCTTGTTTGTCAATTATTCAGTTTCAAATTGATAATGGTAAGTTAGTATTAAGTGCATATCAGCGTTCTAGTGATGCTAGTTTAGGGCTTCCTGCCGATATTTATCACTTGTACCTCATTAGTCGTCAAATTAACTTACCACTTAAGAGCATAACTTTATTCCTGGGCAATGTGCATGTGTATCAAAATAACATCAAACCTACCAAACAGCTATTAAAGGGTAAAGCTGTAAAATTTAACCTTAATGTTTAA
- a CDS encoding DNA adenine methylase → MNKKFNAAPLPFQGQKRRFTKQFKEALSAFPEDAVYVDLFGGSGLLAHIVKQKYPKAKVIWNDYDNFAKRLKAIPQTNALLTKLRPILKDLPRKERIPETTRKKVLEAIKLHETEYDYVDYITLSASLLFSAKYAVSYEQFAKETFYNRIKISDYECTGYLEDVERLSCDYKKLFEKYKSDRTVFLVDPPYLSTDTSTYGSNNYWRLRDYLDVLNVLDESRYFYFTSNKSQIVELCQWIETRTSFGNPFQGSTITTTETSLNRSASYTDIMMFK, encoded by the coding sequence ATGAACAAAAAATTTAATGCAGCCCCGTTACCGTTTCAGGGGCAAAAAAGACGATTTACCAAACAATTTAAAGAAGCTTTAAGTGCCTTCCCTGAGGATGCCGTGTATGTGGATTTATTTGGCGGTTCTGGGCTATTAGCACACATTGTGAAGCAGAAATACCCAAAAGCTAAAGTAATCTGGAACGATTATGATAATTTCGCAAAACGCTTGAAAGCTATACCTCAAACAAATGCTTTATTGACAAAATTACGCCCCATACTTAAAGATTTACCCAGAAAGGAAAGAATACCAGAGACAACGCGTAAAAAGGTCTTAGAAGCGATTAAATTACACGAAACTGAATATGACTATGTTGATTATATTACTTTATCAGCTTCGCTATTGTTTAGCGCAAAGTATGCTGTGAGTTATGAACAGTTTGCTAAAGAAACCTTTTATAACCGGATTAAGATTAGTGATTACGAATGTACAGGGTATCTTGAAGACGTGGAACGTTTAAGTTGTGATTATAAGAAATTGTTTGAAAAGTATAAATCAGACCGTACAGTGTTTTTGGTTGATCCACCTTATTTAAGTACAGACACAAGCACGTATGGAAGCAATAACTATTGGCGATTACGTGATTATTTAGATGTTTTGAATGTTTTAGATGAGTCTAGGTACTTTTACTTTACTAGTAACAAAAGTCAGATTGTTGAGCTGTGTCAATGGATTGAAACTAGAACGTCCTTTGGTAATCCTTTTCAAGGCTCTACTATTACTACTACGGAGACAAGTTTAAACCGCTCTGCAAGTTATACTGATATTATGATGTTTAAATAG
- a CDS encoding IS982 family transposase yields the protein MNNLSANYERILEVLRKISKEQLLSYQRRQPKLSDLELISLSLTAEFMGIDSENDLFRKLPDSLLSKIERSVYNRRRRKLVNKLNSIRLSLASHFNEFEDYFVVDSMPLEVCKLSHSSRSKICKENTYAFPDKGYCAAQSSNYYGYKLHAVCSVNGVFQSIDLSPASVHDINYLKDIKMQISDCTLIGDKGYLSTEIQLNLFETCNITLNTPMRSNQKNYKVQPYVFRKKRKRIETLFSQLCDQFMIRRNYAKTFEGFKTRIVAKITALTTIQYINKFIFGRNINNIKINII from the coding sequence ATGAACAACTTGAGTGCAAATTACGAAAGAATATTGGAAGTATTAAGAAAAATATCGAAAGAACAACTTTTAAGTTATCAAAGACGACAACCAAAGCTTAGTGATTTAGAACTTATCAGTTTGAGTCTTACTGCCGAATTTATGGGAATAGATAGTGAAAATGACCTTTTTAGAAAACTTCCAGATTCCCTATTATCAAAAATAGAGAGAAGTGTCTACAATAGAAGAAGACGAAAACTAGTTAATAAGCTCAACAGTATCAGATTAAGCTTAGCTTCCCATTTTAATGAATTTGAAGATTATTTTGTAGTAGATAGTATGCCCTTAGAAGTTTGTAAATTATCACACAGTTCTCGTTCAAAGATTTGTAAAGAAAACACTTATGCATTTCCAGATAAAGGTTATTGTGCAGCTCAAAGTTCTAATTATTACGGTTATAAACTGCACGCTGTTTGTTCTGTAAATGGTGTCTTTCAAAGTATCGATTTGAGTCCAGCATCTGTACACGATATTAATTATCTTAAAGATATTAAGATGCAAATAAGCGATTGTACATTAATTGGTGATAAAGGCTATTTATCAACAGAAATACAGCTTAACTTGTTTGAAACCTGTAATATAACGCTAAATACACCTATGAGAAGCAATCAAAAAAATTACAAAGTACAGCCTTATGTATTTAGAAAAAAGAGGAAAAGGATAGAAACATTATTTTCACAACTTTGTGACCAATTTATGATAAGACGCAATTATGCTAAAACTTTTGAAGGTTTTAAAACAAGAATCGTAGCTAAGATAACTGCTTTAACAACTATTCAGTATATCAATAAGTTTATTTTTGGGAGAAACATTAATAATATTAAAATTAACATTATTTAA
- a CDS encoding ZIP family metal transporter, translating to MNKFLLPILAVFLGFGIALLSKKQNSWNTKLLLSFSGAFLLALTLFELLPEVYHHLDTKLAGLLIMGGILLQVTLELFSKGAEHGHVHIHKGHSTFPWTLFISLCIHSFLEGFSIHDHNDMVYGVLVHKVPIATVITLFLMQSNYTKLQIGAFLLVFAFMTPLGTYISNNAHVVHSYTDMISAIVIGIFFHISTTILFESGDGHKFNLSKFIAIIVGVGIAYMI from the coding sequence ATGAATAAATTTTTACTTCCCATACTTGCCGTTTTTTTAGGTTTTGGAATTGCTTTACTGTCTAAAAAACAAAATTCATGGAATACCAAACTCCTACTCTCTTTTAGTGGTGCCTTTTTATTAGCCTTAACGCTTTTTGAACTGCTTCCTGAAGTCTATCATCATTTAGACACCAAACTGGCGGGATTACTAATAATGGGTGGTATTTTACTACAAGTCACCTTGGAGCTCTTTTCTAAAGGTGCCGAACATGGGCATGTACACATTCATAAAGGGCATTCTACTTTTCCGTGGACCCTTTTTATCAGTTTGTGTATTCATAGTTTTCTTGAAGGGTTTTCAATTCATGACCATAACGATATGGTTTATGGCGTGTTGGTACATAAAGTTCCAATTGCAACAGTAATAACGCTGTTTTTAATGCAATCGAACTACACAAAACTTCAAATTGGCGCTTTTTTATTAGTCTTTGCTTTTATGACACCATTAGGGACCTATATTTCAAACAATGCCCATGTTGTTCACTCTTATACTGATATGATAAGCGCCATAGTCATTGGTATCTTTTTTCATATTTCAACTACCATACTGTTTGAGAGTGGCGACGGACATAAATTTAACTTATCAAAATTTATAGCCATCATTGTTGGTGTAGGTATAGCTTATATGATTTAA
- a CDS encoding class I SAM-dependent methyltransferase has product MTNNTTTWFTSWFDTPFYHILYKDRNDREAHAFMDTLTNYLNLPENGKILDLACGKGRHSRYLNKIGYDVTGVDLSENSIKFAKQFENHRLKFEKHDMSKPYHKQFDAVFNLFTSFGYFEDDADNLKTIEAIKQNLNEFGFGVIDFMNSEYVINNLVLEETKVVDGIEFHLKRFVEDQYVVKDITFTVDEKVYHFQERVRAFTLAEFEALFEQAEVYLLDVFGDYKLNKFSPKSSERLIMIFK; this is encoded by the coding sequence ATGACAAATAATACAACAACTTGGTTTACCTCTTGGTTTGACACGCCTTTTTACCACATTTTATACAAAGACCGAAACGACAGAGAAGCACATGCTTTTATGGACACGCTTACCAACTACCTAAATCTTCCAGAAAACGGTAAAATTTTAGATTTAGCCTGCGGAAAGGGGCGCCATTCGCGCTATCTTAACAAAATTGGCTACGATGTAACTGGTGTTGATTTAAGTGAAAACAGTATCAAATTTGCTAAGCAATTTGAAAACCATAGATTAAAATTTGAAAAGCATGACATGTCCAAACCGTACCACAAACAGTTTGATGCGGTTTTTAATTTGTTTACAAGTTTTGGCTACTTTGAAGATGATGCCGATAACCTAAAAACGATTGAAGCCATTAAGCAAAATTTAAACGAATTTGGTTTTGGCGTTATCGATTTTATGAATAGTGAATACGTTATTAATAATTTGGTGCTAGAAGAAACTAAAGTGGTCGACGGTATTGAATTTCACCTCAAACGTTTTGTTGAAGACCAATATGTTGTAAAAGATATTACTTTTACTGTCGACGAAAAAGTGTATCATTTTCAAGAACGTGTTCGTGCTTTTACATTAGCCGAGTTCGAGGCCTTATTTGAACAAGCTGAAGTTTATTTACTTGATGTTTTTGGCGACTATAAACTCAATAAATTTAGTCCGAAATCATCAGAACGCTTAATCATGATTTTTAAATAG
- a CDS encoding THUMP domain-containing class I SAM-dependent RNA methyltransferase: protein MGENFNMVAKTLFGFEDLLEKELTQLGAQYIKKGVRNVSFSGDKGFMYKANLGLRTAIKILKPIHAFNVKNEQDLYNKIYAMDWSQYLKPTGTLAVDATIHSDLFSHSLFIAQKTKDAIVDKFRDTDGQRPNVDLKFPDLKINVHIDRNRCTISLDSSGDSLHKRGYKIATNIAPINEVLAAGMILLSGWDGQTDFMDPMCGSGTMLIEAAMIACNIPPNLMRKEFAFERWEDWDVDLFEKIEESLLSKTRDFHHKIIGYDKAPSAVVKAKENVKNAQLEDFIEIKHEDFFKTQKGGDEKLHMVFNPPYGERLNIDMEDFYKNIGDTLKQNYPGTDAWFITSNLDALKFVGLRPSRKIQLFNAKLESRLVKYVMYEGSKKGKYMN from the coding sequence ATGGGAGAAAATTTTAATATGGTGGCCAAAACACTATTTGGCTTTGAAGATTTACTGGAGAAAGAACTCACACAATTAGGTGCACAGTATATTAAAAAAGGTGTGCGTAACGTATCTTTTTCGGGCGATAAAGGCTTTATGTATAAAGCGAATTTAGGCTTGCGTACGGCCATTAAAATTTTGAAACCTATCCACGCTTTTAATGTGAAAAATGAGCAAGATTTATACAATAAAATCTATGCGATGGATTGGTCTCAGTATTTGAAACCGACTGGGACTTTGGCTGTTGATGCTACCATTCACTCCGATTTGTTTTCACATTCTTTATTTATAGCTCAGAAAACAAAAGATGCTATCGTAGATAAATTTAGAGATACCGATGGACAGCGTCCTAACGTGGATTTAAAATTTCCAGATTTAAAAATTAATGTGCATATCGATAGAAACCGTTGCACCATTTCGTTAGATTCTTCGGGCGATTCCTTACACAAACGTGGGTATAAAATAGCCACCAATATAGCACCTATAAACGAAGTGTTAGCGGCTGGTATGATTCTGCTTTCTGGATGGGACGGACAAACCGATTTTATGGACCCTATGTGTGGTTCGGGAACCATGCTTATTGAAGCTGCTATGATTGCTTGTAATATTCCTCCAAATTTAATGCGAAAGGAGTTTGCTTTTGAGCGCTGGGAAGATTGGGATGTTGATTTATTTGAGAAAATTGAAGAATCGCTACTTAGTAAAACAAGGGATTTTCATCATAAAATTATAGGTTACGACAAAGCCCCTAGTGCTGTTGTTAAGGCTAAGGAAAATGTAAAAAATGCCCAGTTAGAAGATTTTATAGAGATTAAACATGAAGATTTCTTTAAAACCCAAAAAGGTGGCGATGAAAAATTACACATGGTATTTAACCCGCCTTATGGTGAGCGTTTAAATATAGATATGGAAGATTTTTATAAAAACATTGGCGATACTCTAAAACAGAACTACCCTGGTACCGATGCTTGGTTCATAACATCAAACTTGGATGCCCTTAAATTTGTAGGATTACGACCTTCTCGAAAAATACAATTATTCAATGCTAAACTAGAATCACGTTTAGTTAAATACGTGATGTATGAAGGAAGCAAGAAGGGGAAATATATGAATTAG